From one Thermus neutrinimicus genomic stretch:
- a CDS encoding bifunctional diguanylate cyclase/phosphodiesterase: protein MDGNWGLGLFQALLPLLRKGLNGLPQALEAVGRALLAQRAYLFRLEERQGIWYTSQLSEWAGPDTTPQLHNPALQNLPMREAGYGRWLNLFLQDRAVAGPVRSFPEEERPLLEAQNIQSLLVVPIWVEGRLWGFLGVDDCRREREFPAEEEAFLRAVAEVLALAMELWERTQGLGHLLEAAPLYLARLDKEGRLLYANPSLKRAFPQGVSLPVAEALSVPGRPRTFLSQEGQAVEWILLAVPGPGAEVLEVLALGVDVTEREQARARETRWNTFRRNLLRVYETLMAEGLSDSLFGLILEAALDTIPTAQAGSVTVLMEDGCYHFLAAQGYDLEALRQVCLRPEEPLSLTGHKEAQVFTWKDLERFNARLDETRRRVMEEAGRVREIKAILSVPVYLAGERKAFLYLDNFEQEDAFTPLDLELAQAFASQLGVLLRRMELESQIQHLAYHDPLTGLPNRLFFLEKLAQALKEGAEDLAVMCLDLDGLKLVNDLDGHAAGDEVLRVMAARFRAALRPRDLVARQGGDEFLVLLTNLRSPIEAMRVAERLLEVARLPCPVGERTYHLSTSIGIAMGEPGLSPGELLKRADLALYQAKGEGKNRLSFFEPQLQEELKREIGLLEALREDLEQGKGLHLAYQPIVDLSTGQRVALEALLRWRLAPPSVFIPLAERHRLMPELGRWVLRQACQDQALHGLKVHVNVSPQELLDPTYAFRVAEALEATSCPPANLVLEITESTLIPDERGRDASQALWALRELGVGIFLDDFGSGYSSLERLAELPVDGVKLGQAFTQRLGNPPDPQGPAARMVAAVLALAQALGLRAIAEGIEDEAVLAYLKHLGFPFGQGYLLGRPKPL from the coding sequence ATGGACGGTAACTGGGGCCTCGGTCTTTTCCAAGCCCTTCTTCCCCTCCTGCGAAAGGGGCTGAACGGGCTCCCGCAGGCCTTGGAGGCGGTGGGCCGGGCCCTTTTGGCCCAGCGGGCCTACCTCTTCCGCCTCGAGGAGCGCCAGGGCATCTGGTACACCAGCCAGCTTTCGGAGTGGGCGGGGCCCGATACCACCCCCCAGCTGCACAACCCCGCCCTGCAAAACCTCCCCATGCGGGAAGCAGGCTATGGGCGCTGGCTGAACCTTTTCCTGCAAGACCGGGCGGTGGCAGGCCCAGTGCGTTCCTTCCCCGAGGAGGAGCGGCCCCTGCTGGAGGCCCAGAACATCCAGAGCCTCCTGGTGGTGCCCATCTGGGTGGAGGGAAGGCTCTGGGGGTTTTTAGGGGTGGACGACTGCCGGCGGGAAAGGGAGTTCCCCGCCGAGGAAGAAGCCTTTCTACGCGCCGTGGCCGAGGTCCTGGCCCTTGCCATGGAACTCTGGGAGCGAACCCAGGGACTTGGGCACCTCCTGGAGGCCGCACCCCTCTACCTGGCCCGCTTGGACAAGGAAGGCCGGCTCCTCTACGCCAACCCCAGCCTGAAGCGGGCCTTTCCCCAGGGGGTTTCCCTGCCCGTGGCCGAGGCGCTCAGCGTCCCGGGCAGGCCCCGAACCTTCCTCAGCCAGGAAGGCCAAGCGGTGGAATGGATCCTGCTGGCGGTACCGGGGCCCGGGGCAGAGGTGCTGGAGGTTCTCGCCCTAGGGGTGGATGTGACGGAGCGGGAACAGGCCCGGGCACGGGAAACCCGCTGGAACACCTTCCGTCGGAACCTCCTTAGGGTTTACGAGACCCTGATGGCCGAGGGGCTCTCCGATTCCCTGTTTGGGCTGATCCTCGAGGCGGCCTTGGACACCATCCCCACGGCCCAGGCGGGAAGCGTCACCGTGCTCATGGAGGACGGCTGCTACCACTTCCTGGCGGCACAGGGTTACGACCTGGAGGCCCTCCGCCAGGTCTGCCTGCGCCCTGAAGAACCCCTTTCCCTCACCGGCCACAAGGAGGCCCAGGTCTTCACCTGGAAGGACCTGGAGCGCTTCAACGCCCGCCTGGACGAAACACGGCGCAGGGTGATGGAGGAAGCCGGCAGGGTGCGGGAAATCAAGGCCATCCTCTCCGTGCCCGTGTACCTGGCGGGGGAGCGGAAGGCCTTCTTGTACCTGGACAACTTTGAACAGGAGGATGCCTTCACCCCTTTGGACCTGGAGCTGGCCCAGGCTTTTGCCAGCCAGCTGGGCGTCCTCCTCCGGAGGATGGAGCTGGAGAGTCAGATCCAACACCTGGCCTACCACGACCCGTTAACAGGTCTTCCCAACCGCCTGTTCTTCCTGGAGAAACTGGCCCAGGCCCTGAAGGAGGGGGCCGAGGACCTGGCCGTCATGTGCCTAGACCTGGATGGGCTGAAGCTGGTGAACGACCTGGATGGCCACGCCGCCGGGGACGAGGTGCTCAGGGTCATGGCCGCCCGCTTCCGGGCCGCCCTTCGCCCCCGGGACCTGGTGGCCCGGCAAGGGGGGGACGAGTTTTTGGTGCTTCTCACCAATCTCAGGTCGCCTATAGAGGCCATGCGGGTGGCCGAAAGGCTCCTGGAGGTGGCCCGCCTACCCTGCCCGGTGGGGGAGCGCACCTACCATCTTTCCACCTCCATAGGCATCGCCATGGGGGAACCTGGCCTTTCCCCTGGCGAGCTCCTTAAACGGGCCGACCTGGCCTTGTACCAAGCCAAGGGGGAGGGGAAGAACCGCCTATCCTTCTTTGAACCTCAGCTACAGGAGGAGCTGAAGCGGGAAATCGGCCTCCTCGAGGCCCTGCGGGAGGACCTGGAACAGGGGAAGGGGCTTCACCTGGCCTATCAGCCCATCGTGGACCTTTCCACGGGGCAAAGGGTGGCCCTCGAGGCCCTCCTGCGCTGGCGCCTGGCTCCGCCTTCCGTGTTCATCCCCCTGGCGGAACGCCACCGCCTCATGCCCGAGTTAGGCCGCTGGGTCCTTCGCCAAGCCTGCCAGGACCAGGCCCTCCACGGCCTCAAGGTCCATGTGAACGTAAGCCCCCAGGAGCTCCTGGACCCCACCTATGCTTTCCGGGTGGCCGAGGCCCTGGAAGCTACCTCGTGTCCACCGGCCAACCTGGTCCTGGAGATCACGGAAAGCACCCTAATCCCCGACGAAAGAGGGCGGGACGCCAGCCAAGCCCTCTGGGCCCTGCGGGAGCTGGGGGTAGGCATCTTCTTGGATGACTTTGGCTCGGGGTACTCCAGCCTGGAACGTCTGGCTGAGCTTCCCGTGGATGGGGTCAAGCTGGGTCAGGCCTTCACCCAGCGCCTGGGCAACCCCCCAGACCCCCAAGGCCCCGCCGCCCGGATGGTGGCCGCCGTCCTGGCCCTGGCCCAAGCCCTGGGGCTTAGGGCCATCGCGGAGGGCATAGAAGATGAGGCGGTCTTGGCCTACCTTAAACACCTGGGCTTTCCCTTCGGACAGGGGTACCTTTTGGGCAGGCCCAAGCCCCTATAG
- a CDS encoding metal-sulfur cluster assembly factor, with product MNPLEEQAWNLLRTVYDPELGLDVVNLGLIYELKVEPPRAYVRMTLTTPGCPLHDSMGDAVRQALSRIPGIEEVEVELTFEPPWTPARLSEEAKRLLGWI from the coding sequence ATGAACCCATTGGAGGAACAGGCGTGGAACCTTTTGCGGACGGTCTACGACCCGGAGCTGGGCCTGGATGTGGTCAACCTGGGGCTTATCTACGAGCTAAAGGTGGAACCCCCCAGGGCCTACGTGCGCATGACCCTCACCACCCCGGGCTGCCCCCTGCACGACAGCATGGGGGATGCCGTGCGCCAGGCCTTAAGCCGCATCCCGGGAATAGAGGAGGTGGAGGTGGAGCTCACCTTTGAACCCCCCTGGACCCCAGCCCGGCTTTCCGAGGAGGCCAAAAGGCTTCTGGGCTGGATCTAA
- a CDS encoding protoglobin domain-containing protein produces the protein MKRVVLREEALVLDLPPLPEEVFADLLAFGGLGEEEKRTMRLDAERLLEGAASFVAGVYDHLGRHPGTARALGWEGRVPEEELYLRRAFFSAWLARAIGVDTSAEFAREVYRAGLWHGGLGPKGAMIPPEYVGLSFAQVGRYVAERVRDVRPWLVYLSAQEEVMRKGFDAALALREGKAAVRFQALGLAHPALPRPLSLRAGSVGEALLKAFAVNPALRDLALEALASEEEVGLWLEPKTLWRLRPRWTVLLNGRDVRYLEGLATPLGEGSLLTLLPPGR, from the coding sequence GTGAAAAGGGTGGTGTTGCGCGAGGAAGCCCTTGTCCTGGACCTGCCGCCTTTGCCCGAGGAGGTCTTTGCCGACCTTCTTGCCTTTGGCGGCCTAGGGGAGGAGGAGAAACGGACCATGCGCCTGGACGCGGAGAGGCTTTTGGAGGGGGCCGCTTCCTTTGTGGCCGGGGTTTACGACCACTTGGGCCGCCACCCCGGCACCGCCCGGGCCCTGGGCTGGGAGGGTAGGGTGCCGGAGGAGGAGCTTTACCTTAGGCGGGCCTTTTTCTCCGCTTGGCTGGCCCGCGCCATCGGGGTGGACACCTCGGCGGAGTTTGCCCGGGAGGTGTACCGGGCAGGGCTCTGGCATGGGGGCTTGGGCCCCAAGGGAGCCATGATCCCCCCCGAGTACGTGGGCCTTTCCTTTGCCCAGGTGGGGCGGTATGTGGCGGAGAGGGTGCGGGATGTGCGCCCCTGGCTCGTCTACCTCTCTGCCCAGGAGGAGGTGATGCGGAAAGGGTTTGACGCCGCCCTTGCCCTTAGGGAGGGGAAGGCGGCGGTGCGCTTCCAGGCCTTGGGCCTGGCCCACCCCGCCTTGCCCAGGCCCCTTTCCTTGCGGGCGGGAAGCGTGGGGGAGGCTCTCCTTAAGGCCTTTGCCGTGAACCCCGCCCTAAGGGATCTCGCCCTCGAGGCCCTGGCTTCCGAGGAGGAGGTGGGGCTTTGGTTGGAGCCCAAGACCCTCTGGCGCCTCAGGCCCCGCTGGACGGTGCTTTTAAACGGCCGGGATGTGCGCTACCTGGAGGGCCTGGCTACCCCTTTAGGGGAGGGGAGCCTTCTCACCCTTCTGCCCCCGGGCCGCTGA
- a CDS encoding DUF2249 domain-containing protein, which yields MAGEDWEEVVRPEMKVAEVLRRWPELLEVLVEASPAFQKLKNPLLRRTMPNLVTVAQAARIGGLEPEELVARLNRALGVEARPEAPAAREGESLLGTPPPPWLSAPVGFHLDVRPILEQGGEPFQAIMAAALEVGPGKKLVLEVLFEPIPLYKVLGKKGFLAWCEQLGEKHYRVHFYRQEVREEEGVVAGPAPLGEADWESYQAEVSIEENLEPPLPMMRVLEALGRLKPGEKLLVHHVRRPVHLLARLEEEGHAYLLKDLGPGQVKILIRKGG from the coding sequence ATGGCGGGTGAGGATTGGGAAGAGGTAGTTCGGCCCGAGATGAAGGTGGCCGAGGTCTTGAGGCGCTGGCCAGAGCTCCTCGAGGTCCTGGTGGAGGCGAGCCCCGCCTTCCAGAAGCTCAAAAACCCCCTCCTGCGCAGGACCATGCCCAATCTGGTCACCGTGGCCCAGGCGGCCAGGATCGGCGGGCTGGAGCCGGAGGAGCTGGTGGCCCGCCTCAACCGGGCCCTGGGGGTGGAGGCCAGGCCGGAGGCGCCGGCCGCCAGGGAAGGGGAAAGCCTCCTTGGTACCCCACCTCCTCCCTGGCTATCCGCTCCCGTGGGCTTTCACCTGGACGTGCGGCCCATTCTGGAGCAGGGAGGAGAGCCCTTCCAGGCCATCATGGCGGCGGCCCTGGAGGTGGGACCCGGGAAGAAGCTGGTTTTGGAGGTGCTCTTTGAGCCCATCCCCCTTTACAAGGTGTTGGGAAAGAAGGGCTTTTTGGCCTGGTGCGAGCAGCTTGGGGAAAAGCACTACCGGGTGCACTTTTACCGCCAGGAGGTTAGGGAAGAGGAGGGGGTGGTAGCTGGCCCCGCCCCCTTAGGTGAGGCGGACTGGGAAAGCTACCAGGCGGAGGTCTCCATTGAGGAGAACCTCGAGCCCCCCCTGCCCATGATGCGGGTCCTGGAGGCTTTGGGGAGGCTAAAGCCCGGGGAGAAGCTCCTGGTCCACCACGTGCGGAGGCCGGTGCACCTCCTGGCCCGCCTGGAGGAGGAGGGGCACGCCTACCTTCTCAAGGACCTGGGCCCGGGGCAGGTGAAGATCCTGATCCGAAAAGGAGGGTAG
- a CDS encoding DUF2249 domain-containing protein, with amino-acid sequence MELDVRTLPPRERHPRIFALFDSLMAGESFVLVNDHDPKPLYYQLMAERPGQVEWAYLEEGPEVWRVRIGKR; translated from the coding sequence ATGGAGCTGGATGTGCGCACCCTACCCCCACGGGAACGGCACCCCAGGATTTTTGCCTTGTTTGACAGCCTAATGGCAGGGGAGAGCTTTGTCCTGGTCAACGACCACGATCCCAAGCCCCTTTACTATCAGCTCATGGCGGAAAGGCCTGGGCAGGTGGAGTGGGCTTACCTGGAGGAGGGGCCGGAGGTATGGCGGGTGAGGATTGGGAAGAGGTAG
- a CDS encoding MFS transporter: MLKVAKGTWIPEWNPEDPKRWDPALAWRTLWITTFNLTLAFITWFVVSALVVRLPKVGFELSTLQLFWLTAMPGLAGGTLRIVWTFLPPILGTRHLVTFSTLLLLIPLLGWGFAVQNTNTPYWVLLLLAFLAGIGGGNFSGFMPSTSYFFPKRLQGTALGLQAGIGNFGVSVVQFVTPWVIGFALFGSLLGGPQTFTPKPGVSQPIWLQNATFIWVPFVVLGTIMAWVYLRSVPVRANLREQFDIFRDKHTWIMTSLYIMTFGSFSGFSAIFPLLIREVYGKFDGAPDPLRYAFLGPLVGSLARVIAGPISDRFGGAIVTHVSAIGIFLSALLVTLFTRPTSLEQFPLFVLSMLLVFFFSGVGNASTFKQMPMIFPPRQAGGVIGWTAAIAAYGPFIFSTLAGYTQKATGGFTAFFYGLMVFYALNLFLNWYYYARKGAEKPC, from the coding sequence ATGCTGAAGGTAGCTAAGGGTACCTGGATCCCCGAGTGGAACCCCGAGGATCCCAAGCGCTGGGATCCCGCCTTGGCCTGGCGCACCCTGTGGATCACCACCTTCAACCTCACCCTGGCCTTCATTACCTGGTTCGTGGTGAGCGCCTTGGTGGTGCGGCTTCCCAAGGTGGGGTTTGAGCTTTCCACCCTGCAGCTCTTCTGGCTGACCGCCATGCCGGGGTTGGCGGGGGGAACCTTGCGCATCGTCTGGACCTTCCTGCCCCCCATCCTGGGTACCCGCCACCTGGTGACCTTTTCCACCCTGCTTTTGCTCATCCCCTTACTGGGTTGGGGCTTTGCCGTACAGAACACGAATACCCCCTACTGGGTCCTCCTCCTTCTGGCCTTTTTGGCGGGGATCGGCGGGGGGAACTTCTCCGGTTTCATGCCCTCCACCAGCTACTTCTTCCCCAAGCGCCTTCAAGGGACGGCCCTGGGTTTGCAGGCGGGGATCGGCAACTTCGGGGTTTCCGTGGTCCAGTTCGTGACCCCCTGGGTCATCGGCTTCGCCCTCTTCGGCTCCCTCCTGGGGGGTCCTCAGACCTTCACCCCTAAGCCCGGGGTGTCCCAGCCCATCTGGCTGCAAAACGCCACCTTCATCTGGGTGCCTTTTGTAGTTTTGGGGACGATAATGGCCTGGGTTTACTTGCGAAGCGTGCCCGTTCGCGCTAACCTTCGCGAGCAGTTTGATATCTTCCGCGACAAGCACACCTGGATCATGACCAGCCTCTACATCATGACCTTCGGCTCCTTCTCCGGGTTTTCCGCCATCTTTCCCCTTCTGATCCGGGAGGTCTACGGGAAGTTTGACGGGGCCCCAGACCCCTTGAGGTATGCCTTTCTGGGCCCGTTGGTGGGTTCCTTGGCCCGCGTCATCGCCGGGCCCATATCCGATCGCTTTGGCGGGGCCATCGTCACCCATGTCTCTGCCATCGGCATCTTTCTTTCCGCCCTGCTGGTCACCCTCTTCACCCGGCCCACCTCCTTGGAACAGTTTCCCCTCTTTGTCCTTTCCATGCTCCTGGTTTTCTTCTTCAGCGGGGTGGGGAACGCCAGCACCTTCAAGCAGATGCCCATGATCTTCCCGCCCAGGCAGGCGGGAGGGGTCATCGGCTGGACCGCGGCTATTGCCGCCTATGGACCCTTCATCTTTTCCACCCTTGCCGGCTACACCCAGAAGGCCACGGGGGGTTTCACCGCTTTCTTCTATGGCCTCATGGTCTTCTACGCCTTGAATCTCTTCTTGAACTGGTACTACTACGCCCGCAAGGGGGCGGAGAAGCCCTGCTGA